A genomic window from Arthrobacter sp. FW306-07-I includes:
- a CDS encoding MinD/ParA family ATP-binding protein has protein sequence METQALDFPKINAVLRTNGTGEVTINGTSHAIEAADEAAVLTDALRLITETAAQLGRPVQVSTTDPDGQGLIIVSPEGVVSEAAPTKPAPRRQQDPLPAKAASAPEPAQVLTAPTPDAPAPEETPAQPAATAPARFGAAVTAAHAQEPATASRAAVEPPARRSLKDASFLISAPVLQPATRGWRGALSRLGLRMDPSAEELAEREDIRIVSQHWPGPRTVAVVNRKGGANKTPTVVMLSAILARYSGAATVAWDNNESQGTLGWRTEQGGHNNSVLDLIDSSQALLSPSAQAAEIAQFVHHQTADKFDVLRSDENDEGDHEVTAEEVDIAHQVLTRYYRLIVMDSGNTARAANWRRMIHHTNQLVVPVTAIEDRAEAARLTLQTLESRGGHDAELARNAVVIVSESTDAKRSMSGDALKRAKDEARRIADGFTPHVRAVVRIPYDPALVNGPIRYDALQPTTQRAWLAAAAAVAKGF, from the coding sequence ATGGAAACTCAGGCACTCGACTTCCCCAAAATCAACGCCGTCCTGCGCACCAACGGAACCGGCGAAGTCACTATCAACGGGACCTCCCACGCGATCGAGGCCGCCGACGAGGCCGCCGTCCTCACCGATGCGCTGCGCCTCATCACCGAAACCGCTGCCCAGCTCGGCCGACCCGTCCAGGTCAGCACCACCGACCCGGACGGGCAGGGCCTCATCATCGTCTCCCCCGAGGGCGTCGTCAGCGAGGCCGCCCCGACCAAACCCGCCCCCCGCCGGCAGCAGGACCCCCTGCCCGCTAAGGCCGCCTCAGCACCCGAGCCAGCCCAGGTTTTGACCGCTCCGACCCCCGACGCTCCCGCGCCTGAGGAAACGCCCGCACAACCCGCAGCCACTGCCCCGGCGAGATTCGGTGCAGCGGTCACGGCCGCGCACGCCCAGGAGCCCGCCACAGCCTCCAGAGCAGCCGTTGAGCCGCCTGCCCGGCGCAGCCTCAAAGACGCCTCGTTCCTCATCAGCGCCCCCGTTCTCCAGCCCGCCACCCGTGGTTGGCGCGGTGCCCTGAGCCGCCTCGGCCTCCGCATGGACCCATCAGCCGAAGAGCTCGCCGAACGCGAAGACATCCGCATCGTCAGCCAGCACTGGCCCGGCCCCCGTACCGTGGCCGTCGTCAACCGCAAGGGCGGAGCGAACAAGACACCCACCGTCGTCATGCTCTCAGCCATCCTCGCCCGCTACAGCGGCGCTGCGACCGTCGCCTGGGACAACAACGAATCACAAGGCACACTCGGTTGGCGCACGGAACAAGGCGGTCACAACAACAGCGTCCTGGACCTCATCGACTCATCCCAGGCGCTGCTCTCCCCCAGCGCCCAAGCAGCAGAGATCGCCCAGTTCGTCCACCACCAGACTGCCGACAAGTTCGATGTCCTGCGCTCAGACGAAAACGACGAGGGCGACCACGAAGTCACCGCCGAGGAAGTGGACATCGCCCACCAGGTGCTTACCCGCTACTACCGGCTCATCGTCATGGACTCGGGAAACACCGCCCGCGCCGCGAACTGGCGGAGAATGATTCACCACACCAACCAGCTCGTCGTCCCGGTCACCGCGATCGAAGACCGCGCCGAAGCCGCCCGCCTGACCCTCCAAACCCTCGAATCCCGTGGCGGTCACGACGCCGAACTGGCACGCAACGCCGTCGTCATCGTCTCCGAATCCACCGACGCCAAACGAAGCATGAGCGGCGACGCACTCAAACGCGCCAAAGACGAAGCCCGCAGAATTGCCGACGGCTTCACACCCCACGTGCGCGCTGTTGTCCGCATCCCCTACGACCCCGCCCTGGTCAACGGCCCCATCCGCTACGACGCACTCCAGCCCACCACCCAACGAGCCTGGCTCGCCGCAGCCGCCGCCGTCGCAAAAGGCTTCTAA
- a CDS encoding CHAP domain-containing protein — MQARTSGPVLAAGAVLAPIGLVLSIILFGGGSTADADVCSPTAGSVSVDEARLPKVAIAGYQGEQLRNAALIINAGKAMGLSARAQTIGVMTAMGESGLRVLDHGDGPGPDSRGLFQQRDNGAWGTYQDRMNPTASATHFFTALTKISGWEQLEPTTAAHRVQRNADPFHYQTYWPAAVEVVAALGDTKITDTGGTSSCGIPGESGKGDDLPWRASRVYQPSPLGMFNRECVDFALWRVNQQLGSSTAPYKILNGTFRPDGALLGSALTWKDGWDAKGWPTGMTPRVGAVVWYSPGTGGADGTYGHVAIVKAVNGDGSFLEEGYNGNPAPNDHTYYTRTVQNGAPSAFLYLPGSDSPEEP; from the coding sequence ATGCAAGCACGAACGAGCGGGCCTGTGCTGGCCGCTGGTGCCGTCCTCGCACCCATCGGGCTGGTGCTCTCCATCATCCTGTTCGGCGGAGGCTCCACGGCGGATGCCGACGTCTGCTCACCCACGGCCGGCAGCGTCAGCGTTGACGAGGCCCGGCTGCCCAAGGTCGCCATCGCTGGCTACCAAGGCGAACAGCTCCGCAACGCGGCCTTGATCATCAACGCCGGGAAAGCCATGGGCCTGTCCGCCAGGGCCCAGACCATAGGGGTCATGACCGCGATGGGAGAGTCCGGCCTGCGCGTCCTGGACCATGGTGATGGTCCCGGCCCGGACTCCCGGGGCCTTTTCCAACAGCGCGACAACGGCGCCTGGGGCACCTACCAGGACCGCATGAACCCCACGGCCTCCGCCACCCACTTCTTCACAGCCCTGACGAAGATCAGCGGCTGGGAACAGCTCGAACCCACCACCGCCGCGCACAGGGTCCAACGCAACGCCGACCCGTTCCACTACCAGACCTATTGGCCTGCAGCCGTGGAAGTCGTGGCCGCCCTGGGCGATACCAAGATCACCGACACCGGAGGGACAAGCTCCTGCGGCATCCCCGGTGAATCCGGCAAAGGCGATGACCTGCCGTGGCGCGCATCCAGGGTCTACCAGCCCTCTCCGCTGGGCATGTTCAACCGCGAATGCGTTGACTTCGCTCTCTGGCGCGTCAACCAGCAACTGGGCAGCAGCACCGCCCCCTACAAGATCCTCAACGGCACCTTCCGGCCCGACGGCGCCCTGCTCGGTTCTGCCCTGACCTGGAAGGACGGCTGGGACGCCAAAGGCTGGCCCACCGGCATGACGCCCCGTGTTGGCGCGGTCGTCTGGTACTCCCCCGGCACCGGAGGCGCGGACGGGACCTACGGCCACGTCGCCATCGTCAAAGCCGTCAACGGCGACGGCAGCTTCCTCGAAGAGGGCTACAACGGCAATCCCGCCCCGAATGACCACACCTACTACACCCGCACGGTCCAGAACGGCGCTCCCAGCGCCTTTCTCTACCTGCCCGGCAGCGACTCACCGGAGGAACCATGA
- a CDS encoding helix-turn-helix domain-containing protein, with protein MRWDGLSVDPKYLEALFAKYPERLTPQDLEEIFGLSRNTVYRWLQTGVIPAYQVEKTWLIARDQVKDWVWENRNTLRKGQTPEANTADEADQDQP; from the coding sequence ATGCGGTGGGACGGACTGAGCGTGGACCCCAAGTACCTGGAAGCACTCTTCGCCAAGTACCCGGAGCGTCTGACGCCTCAGGACCTCGAAGAAATCTTCGGGCTCTCCCGGAACACCGTGTACCGCTGGCTCCAAACCGGAGTGATTCCTGCCTACCAAGTCGAGAAGACATGGTTAATCGCCAGAGATCAAGTCAAAGACTGGGTCTGGGAAAACCGGAACACCCTCAGGAAGGGCCAGACACCGGAAGCGAACACCGCAGACGAGGCAGACCAGGACCAGCCGTAA
- a CDS encoding DUF6668 family protein: MPVSKNRWVTFGAETIDEPVPVIQEQVSFVPTGATKPQLSVPQPDQADRLPRRNVSGREPAFWWLGVHGGAGETSLARLDKNTRAADHHWPLTATGSAVVLVARSNIPGLRAARLAATEWASGSLPGIRVAGLVVMADTPGRLPKEIRDFSRVVAGGVPHVWHFPWVDGWRYGHDLPPEELPKEARTALEQVHIAVTATAGLPAK, from the coding sequence ATGCCGGTCTCAAAGAATCGCTGGGTGACGTTCGGGGCAGAAACCATTGACGAACCTGTTCCAGTCATTCAGGAACAGGTTTCATTCGTTCCTACAGGGGCGACAAAGCCGCAGTTGAGTGTGCCGCAGCCGGATCAGGCGGACCGGCTTCCGAGAAGGAATGTCTCCGGGAGGGAGCCGGCTTTCTGGTGGCTTGGTGTCCACGGCGGCGCAGGCGAGACGTCGCTTGCACGTCTGGACAAGAACACCAGGGCAGCCGACCATCACTGGCCGTTGACGGCAACCGGATCCGCTGTGGTCCTGGTGGCCCGTTCCAACATCCCGGGCCTGCGTGCAGCACGGCTCGCGGCAACTGAATGGGCGTCGGGTTCCCTTCCCGGGATCCGCGTCGCCGGCCTCGTGGTCATGGCCGACACTCCCGGCCGGCTCCCTAAAGAGATCCGCGACTTTTCCCGCGTCGTGGCCGGGGGAGTGCCCCACGTGTGGCATTTCCCCTGGGTGGACGGATGGCGCTACGGCCACGACCTTCCCCCCGAAGAACTTCCCAAAGAAGCCCGCACCGCCCTGGAGCAGGTGCACATCGCAGTAACCGCCACTGCCGGACTCCCGGCCAAGTAG